CCGGACTCCGTCTATTTCCAATTCAATCCAAGCGGTTTGCCCCGCCCCCCTTTCAACCCAGACATCATTAAACGCCAACGCCCGTTTCGTCATTCCCCCCGCATCCGTAATTTCAACATAAAGCAAAGGCATCTGATCCAAATCAACGCTTAAACTGCCGCTCAAAAGTTCACGAACGGCCGGACTTTCAGGGTCATTCATCAAAAATCCATGAGTGCCTTTGTTAATCCCGAAAAACGGAAGTCTTTCCCGCCAATGGCTTCGGATGGCATGCAGCATAAACCCGTCGCCTCCGATAACCGTAATCAAATTCGGATGGCTTGAATCTCTTAAACCCGAAACCCGAACAAATTCTTCGGCTTTCGGGTTGCGGCCGTCAAAAAGAACTTTCGGACGAACCTCGCTTAAGACCAGCTGGGATCGCCCCGAAATTCGCGCTCCGCGGTAAAGACCGTGACGAAGAATATAATCATTGATTTTACGGTCAACCAATCCTTCAACGGACTCGCGTCTGAAAACTTTTTCCCGGGTTTCTGAAGAGCTTCCGGTAAATGCTTCGTAAAAAACCCTGCTTCTCGGCGGAAGGTCGCGATCAGCCATTTCAATACCTTGTCTGTAAACAACCGCGAAATTAAGCTCGCGCCAAATTTCTTCCCCCCGTTCCCATTCGCGCTGAATAAAAGACCGGCCCTCGTTTCCGCCCTTAATCAAATCGGCGCCGACAATGTGCCAGATTTCTCCGCCGCCGCGAAACATTGCGTCAAGATTATGCGTGCGGGTAAACGTGCCCATTTCCAGATCAAAAAGTTCAACTCTTACGTTGGGTAAACCGCTAAAAGCCATATCAACCATAGTCGCGCGATGCACAGGATCAATATCATTGACGGTCGGCTTATCCGGCCTAGGCCCGCAGGGAATGATAATCACTTCATCAAACTCGCGCGCCACCATCTCAACAATAAGCCGGTGGGCAACGCGCGGAGGGTTAAAGCTCCCGCCGTAGATCGCGATTTTTTTAGTCATGCCGTTCCTCCCTTTCAGGGTGTTATTTTTTTTAAAAGAACGCTTGCCTCAATTCGCCTCTCGGCTCAATTAAGGCAAGAGAATCGCAGCCAAATTTGCTTGTCCCGCCATTGGCGGGGTCAGCTAAAATTCTCTTACTTGTCCCATCTCGCCCCGCCGTCGGCGGGGTAAAGGCGGGAAAAATTCTTTTAAAGAATAACATAAAGTCAAGAAAAGATCAAGTTTTCCCCACCTTTTTGGCTTAAAGCCAAAAAGGTGGGGATTTAAAATTTAATTCAAAGAACAACTTCATAAAAACTACTTCATGCGAGCTGACCAAATTTCACCTTCATATATATAGAGAACTC
The genomic region above belongs to Candidatus Niyogibacteria bacterium and contains:
- a CDS encoding NAD(+)/NADH kinase gives rise to the protein MTKKIAIYGGSFNPPRVAHRLIVEMVAREFDEVIIIPCGPRPDKPTVNDIDPVHRATMVDMAFSGLPNVRVELFDLEMGTFTRTHNLDAMFRGGGEIWHIVGADLIKGGNEGRSFIQREWERGEEIWRELNFAVVYRQGIEMADRDLPPRSRVFYEAFTGSSSETREKVFRRESVEGLVDRKINDYILRHGLYRGARISGRSQLVLSEVRPKVLFDGRNPKAEEFVRVSGLRDSSHPNLITVIGGDGFMLHAIRSHWRERLPFFGINKGTHGFLMNDPESPAVRELLSGSLSVDLDQMPLLYVEITDAGGMTKRALAFNDVWVERGAGQTAWIELEIDGVRRIPLLVADGILAATPAGSTAYAKAMGALAVPVHAPVLTLVGSNVARPNWKATQITLDSTVTWRTLDPVKRPLNGFVDGADQGPVIEMKIRRSRIAAAELATPPDRAEKIMSSQFPG